From one Magnetofaba australis IT-1 genomic stretch:
- a CDS encoding TatD family hydrolase, whose amino-acid sequence MIDCHAHIADDRFDADRAAVLQRAADAGVTRIVAVCERVDEVDALLTACDQHPMLRPALGLYPGYADADAAQTMMALIRQHRSRLAAIGEVGLDYQLASAEEQRALQREILSGFAALALELDLPLNVHSRAAGKQTIELLRACGATRVQMHAYYGPHKPAIAAAREGFLFSVPPAIARGGQMAELVGKLPLESLLLESDSPVLGPQPGERNEPANITHSLEAIAQIKQIALADAQAALADNTARLYGTL is encoded by the coding sequence ATGATCGATTGCCACGCCCATATCGCCGATGACCGCTTCGACGCCGACCGCGCCGCCGTGCTGCAACGCGCCGCCGATGCGGGCGTCACCCGCATTGTGGCGGTGTGCGAGCGCGTCGATGAGGTCGATGCGCTGCTGACCGCCTGCGATCAACACCCCATGCTGCGCCCGGCGCTGGGTCTCTACCCCGGCTATGCCGACGCCGACGCCGCGCAAACCATGATGGCGTTGATTCGCCAGCACCGTTCACGCTTGGCGGCCATTGGCGAGGTGGGCTTGGATTATCAACTGGCCAGCGCAGAGGAGCAGCGCGCGCTGCAACGGGAGATCCTCAGCGGATTCGCCGCCTTGGCGCTGGAGCTGGATCTGCCCCTAAACGTCCATTCGCGGGCGGCGGGCAAGCAGACCATCGAGCTGCTGCGGGCCTGCGGGGCGACACGGGTGCAGATGCACGCCTATTACGGACCGCACAAACCCGCCATCGCCGCTGCCCGGGAGGGGTTCCTCTTCTCCGTGCCGCCCGCCATCGCCCGCGGTGGACAGATGGCGGAGTTGGTCGGCAAACTGCCGCTGGAGTCGCTGCTGCTTGAGAGCGACAGCCCGGTGCTGGGCCCGCAGCCGGGCGAACGCAACGAGCCAGCCAACATCACCCACTCCCTGGAGGCCATTGCGCAGATCAAACAGATTGCGCTGGCCGACGCCCAAGCCGCTCTTGCCGATAACACCGCCCGCCTCTATGGAACGCTCTAA
- a CDS encoding PhoX family protein translates to MDHPSSSATPMQWLIQCRLKRREALKGSLLGAAALALGGVSQARAGCDDEQKVDLSLDPTTLAFKPVPAAIADDHQVSGGYVAEAVIRWGDAVLADAPAFDPSQHSAEAQAKQFGYNNDFLAFMPLPAGSDNADHGLLCVNHEYVNPVLMAPEARRKDPELAQERAAIEMAAHGHTVVEIKRNAKGQWEPVAGGRYNRRITAHTPMTLSGPAAGHARLRTHADPSGAHVLGTLNNCAGGVTPWGTILTAEENFHKYFDGHTSDPLEAPAHKAYGLGRGAAFPWAQFEPRFDLAQSPREPNRFGWVVEIDPYDPQSTPVKHTALGRFKHEAATTALTRDGRVVVYSGDDETFQFLYRFVSARAMNPNDRQANLGLLDEGVLSVARFSEEGTLQWLPLIHGQGPLTAENGFHDQGEVLIETRRAAALLGATPMDRPEDVEPNPVNGKVYVMLTNNKSRQPSEVDPANPRCNNQYGHVLELTPPGPDAPEHDAETFRWDVFLLAGPLDGEAEARYHPLTAHHGSWMAAPDNCCFDKRGRLWITTDQGGSQAKRNHPDGVYGMDVDGPGRGLPKRLYAAPRDAELCGPCFTPDNATLFVAVQHPSEHKKVAYENPTTRWPDFDPALPPRPAVVAIRRVDGGPIGG, encoded by the coding sequence ATGGATCACCCCTCCTCCTCCGCCACGCCGATGCAGTGGTTGATTCAGTGTCGACTCAAACGCCGTGAGGCCCTCAAGGGCTCGCTGCTGGGCGCCGCTGCGCTGGCCCTGGGCGGCGTGAGCCAAGCCCGCGCCGGGTGCGACGACGAGCAAAAAGTCGATCTGTCGCTGGACCCCACCACTCTGGCCTTCAAACCAGTCCCCGCCGCCATTGCCGACGACCATCAGGTCAGCGGCGGTTATGTGGCCGAAGCGGTGATCCGCTGGGGCGATGCGGTGCTGGCCGACGCGCCGGCGTTCGACCCCAGCCAACACAGCGCCGAAGCCCAGGCTAAACAGTTTGGCTACAACAACGACTTCCTCGCCTTCATGCCGCTGCCCGCAGGTTCGGACAACGCTGACCACGGCCTGCTGTGCGTCAATCACGAATACGTCAACCCGGTATTGATGGCCCCAGAGGCGCGCCGCAAGGACCCTGAGCTGGCGCAGGAGCGCGCCGCCATTGAGATGGCCGCCCATGGCCACACGGTGGTGGAGATCAAGCGCAACGCCAAAGGTCAGTGGGAGCCGGTGGCGGGCGGGCGTTACAACCGCCGCATCACCGCCCACACCCCCATGACCCTTTCCGGCCCCGCCGCCGGACATGCGCGACTGCGCACCCACGCCGACCCCAGCGGCGCGCATGTGCTGGGCACCCTCAACAACTGCGCGGGCGGCGTCACCCCATGGGGCACCATCCTCACCGCCGAGGAGAATTTCCACAAATACTTCGACGGCCACACCAGCGATCCGCTGGAGGCCCCCGCGCACAAGGCGTATGGCCTGGGGCGCGGCGCCGCTTTCCCGTGGGCGCAGTTCGAGCCGCGCTTCGATTTGGCGCAATCCCCGCGCGAGCCCAACCGCTTCGGCTGGGTGGTGGAGATCGACCCCTACGACCCCCAATCCACGCCGGTCAAACACACCGCGCTGGGGCGTTTCAAACATGAAGCCGCCACCACGGCGCTGACCCGTGATGGCCGCGTGGTGGTCTACTCCGGCGACGACGAAACCTTTCAGTTCCTCTACCGCTTCGTCTCCGCCAGAGCCATGAATCCCAACGACCGACAAGCCAATCTCGGCCTGCTGGATGAGGGCGTGCTCAGCGTGGCGCGCTTCTCGGAAGAGGGAACCCTGCAGTGGCTGCCGCTGATCCACGGCCAGGGGCCGTTGACGGCGGAGAATGGCTTCCATGATCAGGGCGAAGTGCTGATTGAAACCCGTCGCGCCGCCGCCCTGCTGGGCGCCACGCCCATGGATCGCCCCGAGGATGTGGAGCCCAATCCGGTCAATGGCAAAGTCTATGTGATGCTGACCAACAATAAGAGTCGCCAGCCGTCGGAGGTGGATCCCGCCAATCCGCGCTGCAACAACCAATACGGCCACGTGCTAGAGTTGACGCCCCCCGGCCCCGACGCGCCGGAACACGACGCCGAGACCTTCCGTTGGGACGTGTTCCTGCTGGCCGGGCCGCTGGATGGCGAAGCCGAGGCGCGTTACCATCCGCTCACCGCCCACCACGGCTCGTGGATGGCGGCCCCGGACAACTGCTGCTTCGACAAACGCGGCCGCTTGTGGATCACCACCGACCAGGGCGGATCCCAAGCCAAGCGCAACCATCCCGACGGCGTCTATGGCATGGATGTGGACGGTCCCGGTCGCGGCCTGCCCAAGCGCCTCTACGCCGCGCCGCGCGACGCCGAGTTGTGCGGCCCCTGCTTCACGCCGGACAACGCCACCCTGTTCGTGGCGGTGCAGCACCCCAGCGAACATAAGAAAGTCGCCTACGAGAACCCCACCACGCGCTGGCCCGACTTCGACCCCGCCCTGCCGCCGCGTCCGGCGGTGGTGGCGATCCGCCGCGTCGATGGCGGTCCCATCGGCGGCTGA
- a CDS encoding response regulator, giving the protein MTLTPERATILVVDDTPENIDVLSGVLRGEYKVKAALNGDKALRIASAESKPDMILLDVMMPEMDGYEVCRRLKADPATARIPVIFITAKSEQEDERRGLELGAVDYITKPISPPIVKVRVRTHLALYDQQRELRRMVDERTEELVRTRMEIIRRLGRAAEFKDNETGLHVIRMSHYSRLMAQALEISEEWTDLVFHAAPMHDIGKIGIPDSVLLKPGKLDDKEWEIMRQHPAFGAQIIGDDPSELMLMSKEIAMTHHEKWDGSGYPNRIAAEDIPLPGRIIAIADVFDALTSERPYKKAWPVEKAVAVIDEGAGVHFDPKLIPVFHEILPEALEIKERYAEESVAKPDDKA; this is encoded by the coding sequence ATGACGTTGACCCCTGAACGCGCCACCATCTTGGTGGTGGATGACACGCCGGAAAATATCGATGTGCTCAGCGGCGTGCTGCGCGGCGAATACAAGGTGAAAGCGGCGCTCAATGGCGATAAGGCGTTGCGCATCGCCAGCGCCGAGAGCAAACCGGACATGATCCTGCTGGATGTGATGATGCCGGAGATGGATGGTTACGAAGTGTGCCGTCGTCTCAAGGCCGACCCGGCCACGGCGCGAATTCCGGTGATCTTCATCACCGCCAAGAGCGAGCAGGAGGATGAGCGCCGGGGATTGGAGCTGGGCGCGGTGGACTACATCACCAAACCCATCAGCCCGCCCATTGTCAAGGTGCGTGTCCGCACCCATCTGGCGCTGTATGATCAACAGCGTGAACTGCGCCGCATGGTGGATGAGCGCACCGAGGAGTTGGTGCGCACCCGCATGGAGATCATTCGTCGTCTGGGCCGCGCCGCCGAATTCAAGGATAACGAAACCGGTCTGCACGTGATCCGCATGAGCCACTATTCGCGCCTCATGGCGCAAGCGCTGGAGATTTCCGAGGAGTGGACCGATCTGGTGTTTCACGCCGCGCCCATGCACGACATCGGCAAGATCGGCATTCCCGACAGCGTGCTGCTCAAGCCCGGCAAGCTGGATGATAAGGAGTGGGAGATCATGCGCCAGCACCCGGCGTTCGGCGCGCAGATCATCGGCGACGACCCCTCCGAATTGATGCTGATGTCCAAAGAGATCGCCATGACCCACCATGAAAAGTGGGATGGCAGCGGCTACCCCAACCGCATCGCCGCAGAGGATATCCCCCTGCCCGGGCGCATCATCGCCATCGCCGACGTGTTCGATGCGCTCACCTCGGAGCGCCCCTATAAGAAAGCGTGGCCGGTGGAGAAGGCGGTGGCGGTGATCGATGAGGGCGCGGGCGTGCACTTCGATCCCAAGCTGATCCCGGTGTTCCACGAGATTCTGCCCGAGGCGCTGGAGATCAAGGAGCGCTATGCCGAGGAGTCGGTCGCCAAGCCCGATGATAAGGCGTAA
- a CDS encoding HlyD family type I secretion periplasmic adaptor subunit produces the protein MAEQRANNAPGGNAAGFLEDRDTRTRIGRRQERYLAQSAVLEEAGLPRLVRFAAIISCGGALTFMLWTGFATMDEVAKTRGEISPSGSLQIVQHLEGGIVDQILVDDGQLVEQGEPLVRLKAEEASAEYAQARSREATLMLQIAEKLALVSGHPLCESQTKEPERRAPITDCVGDDACELASSLALERIADAAFQMEYASLLLKTCLVLEAKRQAFLSQVSVLEAQLRQKRARRAKLNEQLKAYDQQVSIQDQEVNLREPLVKRNHMSRLPLLSAMQSRAATLTDRSEISGNLLMVPEEEREMRRKIRETRSNFKQQALLEVDGAVAELTAVRAQIPRLQDRLERLVVRAPLEGVIKDVQIKTSGGILPPGGTVAELVPFAGLPTAEVRISTEDVGHVRASQPVTIKVSTYDYARYGGITGELQSISPHTFQDEKTGEAYYKGVVQLSKDHVGENPLENRVRPGMIVDATIHTGSKTLLEYILKPIHSSMDESFSER, from the coding sequence ATGGCTGAACAGCGCGCCAACAACGCCCCTGGCGGCAACGCCGCCGGATTTCTGGAGGACCGCGACACCCGCACGCGCATCGGTCGACGTCAGGAGCGCTATCTGGCCCAATCGGCCGTGCTGGAGGAAGCGGGTCTGCCCAGACTGGTGCGCTTTGCCGCCATCATCTCCTGCGGCGGCGCGCTCACCTTCATGCTGTGGACCGGCTTCGCCACCATGGACGAGGTGGCCAAAACCCGGGGCGAGATCTCCCCCTCCGGCTCACTACAAATTGTGCAGCACCTGGAGGGCGGCATCGTCGATCAGATTCTGGTGGATGACGGCCAGTTGGTGGAGCAGGGCGAGCCGCTGGTGCGCTTGAAAGCCGAAGAGGCCAGCGCCGAATATGCGCAAGCGCGCTCGCGCGAGGCCACCTTGATGCTGCAGATCGCCGAGAAGCTGGCGCTGGTGAGCGGTCACCCGCTGTGTGAATCGCAAACCAAGGAGCCCGAACGCCGCGCCCCCATCACCGATTGCGTCGGCGACGACGCCTGTGAACTGGCCAGCTCGCTGGCCCTGGAGCGCATCGCCGACGCCGCTTTCCAGATGGAGTACGCCTCTCTGCTGTTGAAGACATGCCTGGTGCTGGAAGCCAAACGCCAGGCGTTCCTCAGCCAGGTTTCGGTGCTGGAGGCGCAGTTGCGGCAAAAGCGCGCCCGCCGCGCCAAGCTCAACGAACAGCTCAAAGCCTATGATCAGCAGGTGAGCATTCAGGACCAGGAGGTCAACCTGCGCGAACCGTTGGTCAAACGCAACCACATGTCGCGCCTGCCGCTACTCAGCGCCATGCAGTCCCGCGCCGCCACCCTCACCGACCGCAGCGAGATCAGCGGCAATCTGCTGATGGTGCCGGAGGAGGAGCGCGAGATGCGCCGCAAGATCCGCGAAACGCGCAGCAATTTCAAACAGCAGGCGCTGCTGGAGGTGGATGGCGCGGTGGCCGAGCTGACCGCCGTGCGCGCACAGATTCCGCGCCTGCAGGATCGCTTGGAGCGGCTGGTGGTGCGCGCCCCCTTGGAAGGGGTGATCAAAGATGTGCAGATCAAGACCAGCGGCGGCATTCTACCGCCTGGCGGCACGGTGGCCGAGCTGGTGCCCTTCGCCGGTCTGCCCACCGCCGAGGTGCGCATCTCCACGGAAGATGTGGGTCACGTACGCGCCAGTCAGCCAGTGACCATCAAGGTCTCCACCTACGACTACGCCCGCTACGGCGGCATCACTGGAGAGCTGCAGAGCATCTCCCCCCACACATTCCAGGATGAGAAGACCGGCGAAGCGTACTACAAGGGAGTCGTCCAGCTCAGCAAAGACCACGTGGGCGAGAATCCGCTGGAGAACCGCGTGCGGCCCGGCATGATTGTGGACGCCACCATTCACACCGGCTCCAAGACGCTGCTGGAGTACATTCTCAAGCCAATCCACAGCTCCATGGACGAGTCGTTCAGCGAACGCTGA
- a CDS encoding peptidase domain-containing ABC transporter: protein MSIHAFFDKDEWPQRLSPWAVTRSVSGYLVGVTLVGNLLALALPLMLLQIYDRILPNQGFSTLNLLIIGVIMAILVEAELKLIRAYVGGWVGARFEHLSSYSAMERMLFTNLPSFEKVGSGVHLERMEALGSLKDFYSGQGLQVLLDLPFVLIFLGFIYHLGDWLVLVVLTVFGIFIGAALWVGKRLKMAMNHRMTADERRLNFIIETLSGMHSIKSMAMEALMLRRYERLQEGCAVHARHVVLQSATAQGIGSFYAQFTMILVAAVGATLVIDHKLTMGGMAACSMLAGRAMGPIQQAVGVWARFQTIRLAREKVNAIFHMPVEFKSGLGEAPQIQGRITLRDVSYSFAEGREPLLHDLNIDIQPGDFVGIRGDNGSGKSSLLWLMMGALRPSGGEVLIDGEDLRQYDPRTLRDKIAYLPQKGELFQGTLLDNITMFRDELRNDAVALIERMGLDEILQHMPKGYEMDIDDGTKQALPMGIRQRIVIARALLENPQVILFDEANASLDGAGDEQLRRFMDGFRGKATVVLISSRPSWLKLADRLFDLDDGELIEQQRTPPPPPKPKPAPSADAQPPAPPRTLAEQLGDKLDEAIELSSPVVSGSSRQGEPEVDQLFVWDANPETDIADNLFSQAFENGLSSGGKSGGGANRPKASINKAPAQQQLDSAQSDSTPHSAPMQSDASGESAQPQQRVKPHGRRMSAEQRTRLKQEKRSHGQRRRNKSAAENRHTDQPQAPEQSQSTTRSDYADDTLLDSAFASGLSIEGEIDAIQEASTPPVEARNASRPQKRVKPRARRMNAEQRAQVQQTKRKRATRSWSDG from the coding sequence GTGAGCATACACGCATTCTTTGACAAGGATGAGTGGCCCCAACGGTTATCCCCCTGGGCAGTGACGCGATCGGTCTCCGGTTATCTGGTCGGCGTGACTCTGGTGGGCAACCTGTTGGCGCTCGCGCTGCCATTGATGCTCCTGCAAATCTACGATCGCATCCTCCCCAACCAGGGCTTCAGCACCCTGAATCTGCTGATCATCGGCGTGATCATGGCGATTCTGGTGGAAGCTGAACTGAAACTGATCCGCGCCTATGTGGGCGGCTGGGTCGGCGCGCGCTTTGAGCATCTCTCCAGCTACAGCGCCATGGAGCGCATGCTCTTCACCAACCTGCCGTCGTTTGAAAAGGTTGGCTCGGGGGTGCATTTGGAGCGCATGGAGGCGCTCGGCTCGCTCAAGGATTTCTACTCCGGCCAGGGGCTGCAGGTGCTGCTGGACCTGCCCTTCGTGCTCATCTTCCTGGGCTTCATCTACCACCTGGGCGACTGGCTGGTGCTGGTGGTGCTGACGGTGTTCGGCATCTTCATCGGCGCCGCGCTGTGGGTAGGCAAACGCCTGAAAATGGCGATGAATCATCGCATGACCGCGGATGAAAGGCGGCTCAACTTCATCATCGAAACTCTTTCGGGCATGCACTCCATCAAATCCATGGCCATGGAGGCGCTGATGCTGCGCCGCTATGAACGCCTGCAGGAGGGGTGTGCGGTGCACGCCCGCCATGTGGTGCTGCAGAGCGCCACCGCCCAGGGCATCGGCTCGTTCTACGCGCAGTTCACCATGATTCTGGTGGCCGCCGTGGGCGCCACCCTGGTGATCGACCACAAACTCACCATGGGCGGCATGGCCGCCTGCTCCATGCTGGCCGGTCGCGCCATGGGACCGATTCAGCAGGCGGTGGGCGTGTGGGCGCGGTTTCAGACCATTCGTCTGGCGCGCGAGAAAGTCAACGCCATCTTCCATATGCCGGTGGAGTTCAAATCCGGCCTCGGCGAAGCCCCGCAGATTCAGGGGCGCATCACTCTGCGCGACGTCAGCTACAGCTTCGCCGAAGGGCGCGAGCCGCTGCTGCACGATCTCAACATCGACATTCAACCCGGAGATTTCGTTGGCATTCGCGGCGACAACGGCAGCGGCAAGAGTTCGCTGCTGTGGCTGATGATGGGGGCGTTGCGTCCCAGCGGTGGAGAGGTGCTCATCGACGGCGAGGATCTGCGCCAATACGACCCGCGCACCCTGCGCGACAAAATCGCTTATCTGCCGCAAAAGGGCGAGCTGTTCCAGGGCACGCTGCTGGACAACATCACCATGTTCCGCGACGAATTGCGCAACGACGCCGTGGCGCTGATCGAACGCATGGGGCTGGATGAAATTCTACAACATATGCCCAAGGGCTATGAGATGGACATCGATGACGGGACCAAGCAGGCGCTGCCCATGGGCATCCGCCAGCGCATCGTCATCGCCCGCGCCCTGCTGGAGAACCCCCAAGTCATTCTGTTCGACGAAGCCAACGCCTCCCTGGATGGCGCCGGCGACGAACAGTTGCGGCGCTTTATGGACGGCTTTCGCGGCAAAGCCACTGTGGTGCTGATCAGTTCGCGCCCCTCCTGGCTGAAACTGGCCGACCGCCTGTTTGACCTGGATGACGGCGAGTTGATCGAGCAACAGCGCACGCCGCCTCCACCGCCCAAGCCCAAGCCTGCGCCCAGCGCAGATGCGCAGCCTCCAGCGCCGCCGCGCACTTTGGCTGAGCAGCTGGGTGACAAACTTGATGAAGCCATTGAGCTCTCCTCCCCGGTGGTCAGCGGCTCTTCGCGCCAAGGCGAGCCGGAGGTGGATCAACTGTTCGTATGGGACGCCAACCCCGAAACCGACATCGCTGACAATCTGTTCAGCCAGGCGTTTGAAAACGGCCTGTCATCTGGCGGCAAGAGCGGCGGCGGCGCCAATCGCCCCAAAGCCAGCATCAACAAAGCCCCCGCTCAACAGCAGTTGGACTCTGCGCAGAGCGATTCGACGCCACACTCCGCCCCCATGCAGAGCGACGCCTCTGGCGAATCCGCACAGCCGCAACAGCGCGTCAAGCCTCACGGCCGCCGCATGAGCGCTGAACAGCGTACTCGCCTCAAGCAGGAGAAGCGCTCGCACGGCCAACGCCGCCGCAACAAGAGCGCTGCGGAAAATCGCCACACTGATCAACCCCAGGCGCCAGAGCAAAGCCAATCGACCACACGCAGCGACTACGCCGATGACACGCTGCTCGACTCCGCCTTCGCCAGCGGCCTCTCCATAGAAGGCGAAATCGACGCGATTCAGGAGGCCTCGACGCCGCCTGTGGAAGCGCGCAACGCGAGTCGCCCACAAAAGCGCGTCAAACCGCGCGCCCGTCGCATGAACGCAGAACAACGCGCCCAGGTTCAACAGACAAAACGCAAACGCGCAACCAGGAGCTGGTCCGATGGCTGA
- a CDS encoding cache domain-containing protein, with amino-acid sequence MSLKFKLIIPVTLLMLIIGVAVYFISSSALYNVIEVLVDQRVNSKLHDVDMNIERISHKALVASALVAALPQVRDAYATVAAGDEEGARKQLAAFMKSIKTDVEKVTGIKKFRVHFHLPPAKSFLRIWNGTGGDDLSSFRDTVLRINRDGKPLLGIEIGRGGFVLRGLSPVFDAAGKQVGSVETLMPMAQVVNKSKTREEEEFAVLMHKSQLNVAKRFAKTTPKSIGEFLLTSATKGMPVEDIAPDSLKESMRGDLNFPFDDHHLTYHPIKDFSGKVVGVLVYRVDLNVVSSIRSSLVWKLGGPILLLMLVSMVIYWLVTKRVVGRIKSIADGIGGITGGNLTERLEIPARSDELDDISRGFNAMVDSLADILRGVSLQTDSVSAAVRQLNEVRGVLSEDAGGIRQQARDTMESVKRQSEGISRMESAAQSASSSMQQINEQANALANAMGDVAHEAADVSGNVNTVAAATEQMSANVASVRQNLEQISGSITQVDSAVGSMGQSLSEIDQQTQSAREESRQADELTKSAQNAIKELASATQEIDKVVDDQRHR; translated from the coding sequence ATGTCACTGAAGTTCAAGCTCATCATCCCCGTCACCCTCCTGATGCTGATCATTGGCGTTGCGGTCTACTTTATCTCGTCATCGGCGCTCTACAACGTCATTGAAGTGTTGGTTGACCAGCGCGTCAACTCCAAGCTGCATGACGTCGATATGAATATCGAACGCATCAGCCACAAGGCGCTGGTGGCCTCGGCGCTGGTGGCGGCGTTGCCGCAGGTGCGCGACGCCTACGCAACCGTCGCCGCCGGTGACGAAGAGGGCGCGCGCAAGCAGTTGGCGGCGTTCATGAAGTCCATCAAGACGGATGTGGAGAAGGTCACCGGCATCAAGAAATTCCGCGTGCACTTCCACCTGCCGCCCGCAAAATCGTTCCTGCGCATCTGGAACGGCACCGGCGGCGACGATCTGTCCAGCTTTCGCGACACCGTGTTGCGCATCAATCGCGACGGCAAGCCGCTGCTGGGCATTGAGATCGGTCGCGGCGGTTTTGTGCTGCGTGGCCTGTCGCCAGTGTTTGATGCAGCAGGCAAGCAGGTGGGCTCGGTGGAGACGCTGATGCCCATGGCCCAGGTGGTGAACAAGTCCAAAACCCGCGAAGAGGAGGAGTTCGCGGTTTTGATGCACAAATCACAGCTCAATGTGGCCAAGCGATTTGCCAAGACCACCCCCAAAAGCATTGGCGAATTTCTCCTCACCAGCGCCACCAAAGGGATGCCGGTGGAGGATATTGCGCCGGATTCGCTCAAGGAGTCGATGCGGGGCGATCTGAACTTCCCCTTTGATGACCACCATTTGACCTACCATCCCATCAAGGATTTCTCCGGCAAGGTGGTGGGCGTGCTGGTGTATCGGGTGGACTTGAATGTGGTGTCGTCGATTCGCAGTTCGCTGGTGTGGAAACTGGGGGGGCCGATCCTCCTGCTGATGCTGGTCTCCATGGTGATTTACTGGTTGGTGACGAAGCGGGTGGTGGGGCGCATTAAATCCATCGCCGACGGCATCGGCGGCATCACCGGCGGCAACTTGACCGAACGTTTGGAGATTCCCGCCCGCTCCGACGAGCTGGATGACATCAGCCGGGGATTCAACGCCATGGTGGACTCCCTGGCGGATATTTTGCGCGGGGTTTCGTTGCAAACCGACAGCGTGTCGGCGGCGGTGCGCCAGCTCAATGAAGTGCGCGGCGTACTCAGTGAAGACGCCGGCGGCATTCGCCAGCAGGCGCGCGACACCATGGAGTCGGTCAAGCGTCAGAGTGAAGGGATCTCGCGCATGGAGTCCGCCGCGCAGTCGGCCTCCAGCTCCATGCAGCAGATCAACGAGCAGGCCAATGCGCTGGCCAACGCCATGGGGGATGTGGCGCATGAGGCGGCGGATGTCTCTGGCAACGTCAATACCGTGGCGGCGGCCACCGAACAGATGTCCGCCAATGTCGCCAGTGTGCGTCAGAATCTGGAGCAGATTTCCGGCTCCATCACCCAGGTGGATAGCGCAGTGGGCTCCATGGGGCAGTCGCTGTCGGAGATCGACCAGCAGACACAGTCGGCGCGGGAGGAGTCGCGTCAGGCCGATGAACTGACCAAATCGGCGCAAAACGCCATCAAGGAGTTGGCCAGCGCCACCCAGGAGATCGATAAGGTGGTGGATGATCAACGACATCGCTGA
- a CDS encoding bacteriohemerythrin produces the protein MINDIADQTNMLALNASIESAGAGEAGKGFSVVANEVKALAAETAEATRNITRKVDDIQDRARGVTDMTSQVVQAVGRIDEANREIAEAVATQIIAIRDVNESVGAVSRAASEVTVNANELGSASDEVARSAMLAADGVTRIADSASQSAEATQLMAQNSLSANEEVDKLAHLANEARSEAEDVQGHMGQVESYSRYTDASVTQFGSLVTMVDNASDSLISAMLGINWGVPQFNAESVKKAHINWMTMLANVLMERVKMEPSQVTGAQDCELGRWLYGEGGELLGDAPLFRDLVSHHEQIHQLAAEVVTAVNKGDLKLANSRYERFEPVRQQLFDHLDALYQGERDKLPESGRINWQANYEVGVSFLDEDHKRLLNLLNKLIIAHDAQQPDQIMRRVLIDLCSYTQYHFAREEKYMQDTGYADLAAHEREHKELIEKLGGIKKQFENEGSAIIDDVIAFVKQWLVHHILEVDKHYAQPNKDA, from the coding sequence ATGATCAACGACATCGCTGATCAGACCAACATGCTGGCGCTCAACGCATCGATTGAATCCGCGGGCGCCGGTGAAGCGGGCAAGGGCTTCTCGGTGGTCGCCAATGAGGTCAAGGCGCTGGCCGCCGAGACTGCCGAAGCCACCCGCAATATCACCCGCAAAGTGGACGACATTCAGGATCGCGCCCGCGGCGTGACCGACATGACCAGTCAGGTGGTGCAGGCGGTGGGACGCATCGACGAAGCCAACCGCGAGATCGCCGAAGCGGTGGCCACGCAGATTATCGCCATCCGTGATGTCAATGAATCGGTGGGCGCGGTCTCCCGCGCGGCCTCCGAGGTGACGGTTAACGCCAACGAGTTGGGATCGGCCTCCGACGAAGTGGCGCGCTCGGCGATGCTGGCCGCCGATGGCGTGACCCGCATCGCCGACTCCGCCAGTCAATCGGCGGAGGCTACGCAGTTGATGGCGCAGAACAGTTTGAGCGCCAATGAGGAGGTGGACAAGTTGGCGCACCTGGCCAATGAGGCGCGCAGCGAGGCTGAAGATGTGCAGGGCCATATGGGGCAGGTGGAGTCCTACTCGCGCTATACCGACGCATCAGTGACCCAATTCGGCTCCTTGGTGACCATGGTGGATAACGCCAGCGACTCGTTGATCAGCGCCATGTTGGGCATCAATTGGGGCGTACCGCAGTTTAACGCCGAGTCGGTGAAGAAGGCGCATATCAACTGGATGACGATGTTGGCCAACGTGCTGATGGAGCGGGTGAAAATGGAGCCCAGTCAGGTGACCGGCGCGCAGGACTGCGAGTTGGGTCGCTGGCTCTATGGCGAGGGCGGGGAGCTGCTTGGCGATGCGCCGCTGTTCCGTGACCTGGTGTCGCACCATGAGCAGATTCACCAGTTGGCGGCGGAAGTGGTGACGGCGGTGAACAAAGGCGATCTCAAACTGGCCAACTCCCGCTATGAGAGGTTCGAGCCGGTGCGCCAGCAACTGTTTGACCACCTGGATGCGCTGTATCAGGGCGAACGCGACAAATTGCCGGAGTCCGGTCGCATCAATTGGCAGGCGAATTATGAGGTGGGGGTCTCCTTCCTGGATGAGGATCACAAGCGTCTGCTCAACCTCCTCAACAAGTTGATCATCGCCCATGACGCGCAGCAGCCGGACCAGATCATGCGGCGGGTGCTGATCGATCTGTGCAGCTATACACAGTACCACTTCGCGCGCGAAGAGAAGTATATGCAGGATACCGGCTATGCCGATCTGGCGGCCCATGAGCGCGAGCATAAGGAGCTGATCGAAAAGTTGGGCGGGATCAAGAAGCAGTTTGAGAACGAGGGTTCCGCCATCATTGATGACGTCATCGCTTTCGTCAAACAGTGGCTCGTGCACCACATTCTGGAAGTGGACAAGCATTACGCGCAGCCCAACAAAGACGCATGA